Within the Deltaproteobacteria bacterium genome, the region CCAGGCCGTGACGGCCACGGCCTTTGCCACGGAACTGGAAAACGAACGCCGGCACGAAGCAGTGACCCTGTATTCGACCAAACATCCCGATCTGCGGGCCTTCGCCGCATCCATGGACAACGCGGTCATGGAACTGCGCGTGGACACCTTCGCCCTGGTCCGCAATTTTCAAGAAGTGACCCGCGTCACCCAGGGGTGACACTCCGACCACATTCGCGGCGCGACGCTGGACAGAAAGGAGTAAATCCGAAAATACAAGGAAGTGCTAAAACATTCCACTGCTGGCGGTTGCGCGCGGTAGCGGACAACGCAAAGGAGATATTTGTATGAACCGTCCCATTCGTCTGGGCATCAGCCGCTGCCTGCTGGGAGACAAGGTTCGTTACGACGGCGGTCACAAGCACGATCCCTTTCTGACCAAGACCCTGGGCGAATACGTGGAATACGTTCCCGTGTGTCCGGAGGTGGAATGCGGCCTGCCCATTCCGCGCGAGGCCCTGCGTCTGGTCGGCAACGCGGACAATCCCCGCCTGTTGACGCAAAAAACAGGCATCGACCACACCAAACGCATGCAGGACTGGGGCAAAATCCGCCTGGCCGAACTGGAGCATGAAGGCCTGTGCGGCTTCATCTTCAAGAGCAAGTCGCCGTCCAGCGGCATGGAGCGGGTCAAGGTGTATTCCGAAACCGGCAACCTGATCGGCCAATCCGTGGGCATTTTCGCGCGCATGTTCATGCGGCATTTCCCCCTTCTGCCCGTCGAGGAAGAAGGACGCCTGCACGACCCCGGTCTGCGCGAAAACTTCATCGACCGCATTTTCGTGCTCCGCCGCTACCGCGACATGCTCAAAAGCGGGCAAACGCTCGGCAACCTGATCACCTTCCACACCCGGCACAAACTCCAGCTGCTGGCCCACAGCCCGGACATGTATCGCGCCATGGGCCGGCTGGTGGCCCAGGGCAAAACCATGCCCAGGGACCAGCTGTTCAAGAGCTACCACGAAGCGCTCATGAACTGCATGCGCATGAAGGCCACCCCGCCCAAACACCGCAACGTGCTGCAACACATCATGGGGTATTTCAAAAACGAGCTCGTGCCCGATGAAAAACAGGAGTTGCTCGAAATTATAGGAAATTACGCGCAGGGAGTGTTGCCGCTTATTGTCCCGATCACCCTTTTAACCCATTATATGAACAAATTCGAGCAGTTCTATCTTCAAGATCAGACCTATCTGCGGCCGCATCCTCTTGAACTGAAACTGCGCAATCATGCCTGAGGCATATCCGGGAGGCGCTCATGACCGATATCTATGAACTTCTCGCCCGCCATGCTCCGGAAATCCCCCGCAAGCGGATTGGCCGCCTGCTCACGGACACGTCGGAGTTCATGAACATTCAGTACGGCGACGTCATCGCCCTGGACGGCAGGCATTTTCTGGTCCTGCGGGATGAAAAGGAGCGCAGCTTCGGCGTCGAAGATCCCAAATACTGGGTCAAGCGTTGCCGCGAGCTGGAAACAGGCGAGCGTAAAATCCTGAAACTGGTGTTTTACGAGCGTTTTCCCGTGTCGCTGGGCAGCATGGAGATCGAATGTTACCGTAGCCCGCGCAAGGAGGCACGCATCCTGGATCTGGTCCGGGGCGATGGCCGGTTCATGCAGGGCTATTCACGGGACGACGACGCCGGCAACACCGTGCGCGTTCTGGATGTCGTCCAGGGAGATCTGCTGTCCCTGGCCATCGACCGCCTGGAAGCGGACCACAAAACCTATTTCTTCGAACTGTTGCCGGACATTCTCGACAAATTCTGCGCGGCCTGCGGAGCCATCGAGTTTTTGCACCTGCACGGCGAAAACCACGGCGACATCCGCCGCGACCACCTCTGGCTGGAGCACGGCACGGGCAACTATGTCTGGATCGACTTCGACTACACCTATGAATTCCACGAAAGCCCGTTCGGGCTGGACATCTTCGGCCTGGGCAACCTGCTTTTGTTTGTGTGCGGCAAAAAATTCTG harbors:
- a CDS encoding DUF1722 domain-containing protein yields the protein MNRPIRLGISRCLLGDKVRYDGGHKHDPFLTKTLGEYVEYVPVCPEVECGLPIPREALRLVGNADNPRLLTQKTGIDHTKRMQDWGKIRLAELEHEGLCGFIFKSKSPSSGMERVKVYSETGNLIGQSVGIFARMFMRHFPLLPVEEEGRLHDPGLRENFIDRIFVLRRYRDMLKSGQTLGNLITFHTRHKLQLLAHSPDMYRAMGRLVAQGKTMPRDQLFKSYHEALMNCMRMKATPPKHRNVLQHIMGYFKNELVPDEKQELLEIIGNYAQGVLPLIVPITLLTHYMNKFEQFYLQDQTYLRPHPLELKLRNHA
- a CDS encoding serine/threonine protein kinase translates to MTDIYELLARHAPEIPRKRIGRLLTDTSEFMNIQYGDVIALDGRHFLVLRDEKERSFGVEDPKYWVKRCRELETGERKILKLVFYERFPVSLGSMEIECYRSPRKEARILDLVRGDGRFMQGYSRDDDAGNTVRVLDVVQGDLLSLAIDRLEADHKTYFFELLPDILDKFCAACGAIEFLHLHGENHGDIRRDHLWLEHGTGNYVWIDFDYTYEFHESPFGLDIFGLGNLLLFVCGKKFCTTFNMVRPEFDGKNDVTFEAADFSMLFKNRLANLRKVYPYVPMALNNVLMHFSAATEVFYATVGELLEELQPCADLIRRG